The Pseudomonas berkeleyensis genome includes a region encoding these proteins:
- a CDS encoding GGDEF domain-containing protein produces MPNYHAWLDEVRPSPYADQLSLGFRWLRFSRGLEREYRAHMLEDSFELKRFALSVAMIIWLALAALDVLVVPASHLNWIIAVRVVVLLILLVCAALILQRRHIHLLLPLSMACILVLGVGAALIVGIAHRADPNYPYEGLLLVSMAAYFLVGLRLSEALACSLVVMLAYVLAELAAGLTAPRLINNVLFLVFGNLTGAVGCYLLEYKSREHFLISRLMRLLAYHDSLTGLHNRRSFNRQFERLWRQAQRNDQSLALLLCDIDHFKAYNDCYGHQAGDAALQRVGALIEQAARRPLDMGVRLGGEEFALLLFDISAEEAQRRAEALRESLQAAAIPHRGSDSAEVLTMSIGIACLSPGTQAELSQLYEQADRALYEAKAFGRNRVSL; encoded by the coding sequence GTGCCTAACTATCACGCCTGGCTCGATGAGGTTCGTCCGAGCCCTTATGCCGACCAGTTGAGTTTGGGTTTTCGCTGGTTGCGTTTTTCCCGAGGCCTGGAGCGTGAGTATCGCGCTCACATGCTCGAAGACAGTTTCGAACTCAAGCGTTTCGCGCTAAGCGTCGCCATGATCATCTGGTTGGCTCTGGCTGCGCTCGATGTGCTCGTGGTGCCGGCGTCGCACCTGAACTGGATAATCGCCGTGCGCGTGGTGGTGCTGCTCATCCTGCTGGTGTGCGCGGCTCTGATTCTGCAGCGTCGACACATTCATCTGCTGTTGCCGCTGAGCATGGCCTGCATCCTCGTGCTTGGCGTGGGTGCAGCGCTGATCGTCGGCATTGCCCACCGCGCTGATCCCAACTACCCCTATGAAGGCCTGCTACTGGTGAGCATGGCGGCGTACTTTCTGGTGGGGTTGCGTCTGAGCGAGGCACTGGCCTGTTCCCTGGTGGTGATGCTCGCGTATGTGCTGGCGGAATTGGCCGCAGGGCTGACAGCGCCGCGTTTGATCAACAATGTGCTGTTTCTCGTGTTCGGCAATCTCACCGGGGCCGTCGGTTGCTACCTCCTGGAGTACAAGTCGCGCGAGCATTTTCTGATCAGCAGGTTGATGCGACTGCTCGCCTACCACGACAGCCTGACCGGCCTGCACAATCGACGCAGCTTCAACCGACAGTTCGAACGCCTGTGGCGCCAAGCGCAGCGCAATGACCAGTCGTTGGCGTTGTTGCTGTGCGATATCGATCATTTCAAGGCTTACAACGACTGCTATGGCCATCAGGCCGGCGATGCTGCGTTGCAGCGGGTCGGGGCGTTGATCGAGCAGGCAGCGCGGCGCCCTCTGGATATGGGGGTGCGACTGGGTGGTGAGGAATTTGCCTTGCTGCTGTTCGATATCAGTGCCGAGGAGGCCCAGCGCCGGGCCGAGGCACTGCGCGAGTCTCTGCAGGCGGCAGCCATTCCGCATCGTGGTTCCGACAGTGCCGAGGTACTGACGATGTCCATCGGTATTGCCTGCCTGAGCCCTGGCACCCAGGCTGAACTGAGCCAGTTGTACGAGCAGGCTGATCGGGCTCTATACGAGGCCAAGGCCTTTGGTCGCAACCGCGTGTCCCTGTGA
- the recQ gene encoding DNA helicase RecQ, whose translation MLDHAQRILKDVFGYDAFRGNQAAIIERVAAGGDALVLMPTGGGKSLCFQVPALMREGLAVVVSPLIALMDDQVATLDELGVAAVALNSTLSVDEQREIADRIRRGQIKMLYLAPERLVQPRMLSFLQGLDIALFAIDEAHCVSQWGHDFRPEYLQLGQLAELFPEVPRIALTATADKRTREEIVQRLHLENAERFLSSFDRPNIFYRIQPKDQPRKQLLGFLAARKGDAGIVYCLSRKKVEEVADFLSSQGFPALPYHAGLPNELRAFNQKRFLNEEGLIMVATIAFGMGIDKPNVRFVCHLDLPKSLEAYYQETGRAGRDGLPADAWMAYGLQDVIFLKQMLNNSEGDERHKRIEQHKLDAMLALCEETRCRRQALLAYFDEELPNPCGHCDNCIDGVETWDATEPARQALSAVYRSGQRYGVGHLLDILLGRDNEKIRASGHQHLAVFGVGKGFSEVEWRTLFRQLVARGLADVDLDGFGGLRLAESCRPLLRGEVSLQLRREPKPAQAAKASSSAASQLVRGHEREMWEALRSLRRKLAEEHSVPPYVIFPDATLLEMLRSQPGSLSEMAEVSGVGARKLERYGQAFLEVLNGGAADEAPAPVADLRHELVSLARAGMTPTQIAGQLGCSEKNVYSLLAEAIAQQQLTLEQALDLPEELLGEIQETFLDGEGELPAVSEIAPLFAGRVDEAVLYCVRAALQAEFEM comes from the coding sequence ATGCTCGACCACGCCCAGCGCATTCTCAAAGACGTTTTCGGCTACGACGCTTTTCGCGGTAACCAGGCCGCGATCATCGAGCGCGTGGCCGCGGGCGGCGATGCTCTGGTGCTGATGCCTACTGGCGGCGGCAAGTCGTTGTGCTTCCAGGTGCCAGCACTGATGCGCGAAGGCCTGGCGGTGGTGGTTTCACCGTTGATCGCGTTGATGGACGATCAGGTGGCCACCCTCGACGAACTGGGTGTGGCTGCCGTTGCGCTGAACTCCACCCTCAGCGTCGATGAGCAGCGCGAGATTGCCGACCGCATCCGTCGCGGGCAGATCAAGATGCTCTACCTGGCACCTGAACGCCTGGTTCAGCCGCGCATGCTGAGTTTCCTGCAGGGGCTGGACATCGCCCTGTTCGCCATCGACGAGGCGCACTGCGTCTCGCAATGGGGCCACGATTTCCGTCCGGAGTACCTGCAGCTCGGGCAACTGGCTGAGCTGTTCCCCGAGGTGCCACGTATTGCCCTGACCGCCACGGCGGACAAGCGCACCCGCGAAGAAATCGTCCAGCGCCTGCATCTGGAAAACGCCGAGCGTTTTCTGTCGAGTTTCGACCGGCCGAACATCTTCTACCGCATCCAGCCCAAGGATCAGCCGCGCAAGCAGTTGCTCGGCTTCCTGGCCGCGCGCAAGGGTGATGCCGGCATCGTCTACTGCCTGTCGCGCAAGAAGGTCGAGGAGGTTGCCGACTTTCTCAGCAGCCAGGGCTTCCCGGCTTTGCCCTATCACGCCGGCCTGCCCAACGAGTTGCGTGCCTTCAATCAGAAGCGCTTTCTCAATGAGGAAGGCCTGATCATGGTGGCCACCATTGCCTTCGGCATGGGCATCGACAAGCCCAACGTGCGCTTCGTCTGCCACCTGGATCTGCCCAAGTCGCTGGAGGCCTACTACCAGGAGACCGGTCGTGCCGGTCGTGACGGCTTGCCGGCCGATGCCTGGATGGCCTACGGCCTGCAGGACGTGATATTCCTCAAGCAGATGCTCAACAACTCCGAAGGTGACGAGCGCCACAAACGCATCGAGCAGCACAAGCTCGATGCCATGCTCGCGCTGTGCGAGGAGACGCGCTGCCGGCGCCAGGCGCTGCTGGCCTACTTCGATGAAGAATTGCCCAATCCTTGCGGTCACTGCGACAACTGCATCGACGGTGTCGAGACCTGGGACGCCACCGAGCCGGCCCGCCAGGCATTGTCGGCCGTCTATCGCAGTGGTCAGCGCTATGGCGTTGGCCATCTGTTGGACATTCTGCTCGGCCGTGACAACGAGAAAATCCGCGCCTCCGGTCACCAGCACCTGGCGGTATTCGGCGTCGGCAAGGGCTTTTCCGAAGTCGAGTGGCGCACGCTGTTTCGCCAGCTGGTCGCCCGTGGTCTGGCCGATGTCGACCTGGACGGTTTTGGTGGTTTGCGCCTGGCCGAGAGTTGCAGGCCGCTGTTGCGTGGCGAGGTCAGCCTGCAGCTGCGCCGTGAGCCCAAGCCGGCGCAGGCGGCCAAGGCCTCCAGCAGCGCAGCCAGCCAACTGGTACGTGGCCACGAGCGGGAGATGTGGGAAGCGCTGCGCAGCCTGCGCCGCAAGTTGGCGGAGGAGCACAGCGTGCCGCCGTACGTGATTTTCCCCGATGCCACGCTGCTGGAGATGCTGCGCAGCCAGCCCGGCTCGCTGAGCGAGATGGCCGAGGTCAGCGGCGTCGGTGCGCGCAAACTCGAACGTTACGGCCAGGCCTTCCTGGAGGTGCTCAATGGCGGCGCGGCAGACGAGGCGCCAGCTCCCGTTGCCGATCTACGCCATGAACTGGTCAGCCTGGCTCGCGCCGGCATGACCCCAACGCAGATCGCCGGGCAACTGGGTTGCAGCGAGAAGAACGTCTACAGCCTGCTGGCCGAGGCCATCGCCCAGCAGCAACTGACCCTTGAGCAGGCGCTGGATCTGCCCGAAGAATTGCTCGGCGAGATTCAGGAAACCTTCCTCGACGGCGAGGGCGAGCTGCCAGCAGTGAGCGAAATCGCGCCGCTGTTCGCCGGCCGGGTCGACGAGGCAGTGCTCTATTGCGTGCGTGCGGCACTGCAGGCCGAGTTCGAAATGTGA
- a CDS encoding UPF0149 family protein → MSFAEQLSRLQAFLDADELHEEALDYVAAHGYLTALAICPEQVPEREWIDALFAEPPHYRSDAEREEIESTLIHLKAHIARQLAGEEEPELPCDLDLGEEPDDSDLRGWCIGFMEGVFLRESIWFEDAEDEVSELLLPIMVGSGLFDEQQEFAEIARDHDLVDSMIDQIPELLTALFLLCQAPEEKPALLKPRH, encoded by the coding sequence ATGTCCTTCGCTGAGCAACTGTCCCGCCTGCAAGCCTTTCTCGATGCCGATGAGCTGCACGAAGAGGCGTTGGACTACGTGGCCGCCCACGGCTACCTGACCGCCTTGGCCATCTGCCCCGAGCAGGTGCCCGAGCGCGAATGGATCGACGCGCTGTTCGCCGAACCGCCGCACTACCGCAGCGATGCCGAACGCGAAGAGATCGAGAGCACGCTGATTCACCTGAAAGCCCATATCGCACGTCAACTGGCCGGTGAGGAAGAGCCGGAGCTGCCGTGCGACCTCGACCTGGGTGAAGAGCCGGATGATTCCGACCTGCGCGGTTGGTGCATCGGCTTCATGGAAGGCGTGTTCCTGCGTGAGTCGATCTGGTTCGAGGATGCCGAGGACGAAGTCAGTGAGCTGCTGCTGCCGATCATGGTGGGCTCCGGCCTGTTCGACGAACAACAGGAGTTCGCCGAGATCGCCCGTGACCACGACCTGGTGGACAGCATGATCGACCAGATTCCCGAGTTGCTCACCGCCCTCTTCCTGCTCTGCCAGGCTCCGGAAGAAAAACCTGCCCTGCTCAAGCCGCGCCACTGA
- a CDS encoding YbaN family protein translates to MPREIRESRHRSVRYALLAVGWLSVALGVIGIFLPVLPTTPFLLLAAACFVRSSRRFYLWLVMHPHLGPWIRDYLDGQGIPRKAKVYALSLMWASIAFSCYLVPMFWARTFMLTSAVLVSIYILRQKTLPNP, encoded by the coding sequence ATGCCCCGCGAAATCCGCGAGAGCCGTCACCGCAGCGTGCGCTACGCGCTGCTGGCGGTGGGCTGGCTGAGTGTCGCATTGGGCGTCATCGGCATTTTCCTGCCGGTGTTGCCAACCACCCCCTTCCTGCTGCTCGCTGCCGCCTGCTTCGTCAGAAGCTCGCGGCGCTTCTATTTGTGGCTGGTGATGCACCCGCACCTCGGCCCATGGATTCGAGACTACCTCGACGGCCAGGGTATTCCGCGCAAAGCCAAGGTCTATGCGTTGAGCCTGATGTGGGCGAGCATCGCGTTCTCCTGTTACCTCGTGCCGATGTTCTGGGCGCGAACCTTCATGCTGACCAGCGCCGTGTTGGTGAGCATCTACATCCTGCGCCAGAAGACCCTGCCCAATCCCTGA
- the lapG gene encoding cysteine protease LapG → MRRLRTQGWRWHLSILWIGGVLLAGLALANWDFALVLKNAESRYGELGPARKRILDWEELIKSSSALAEADKLTEVNRFFNRTVRFVDDIQLWRENDYWATPVETLVKGAGDCEDYSIAKYFTLRRLGIPSEKLRITYVKALNYNQAHMVLTYYASPSAEPLVLDNLINDIRPASQRKDLLPVYAFNAEGLYLPGSNTRKSDSKKLSRWQDILKKMHAEGFAVGEG, encoded by the coding sequence ATGCGACGGCTGCGTACTCAGGGATGGCGCTGGCATCTGTCGATCCTCTGGATCGGCGGCGTGCTGCTGGCTGGCCTGGCACTGGCCAACTGGGACTTCGCCCTGGTGCTGAAAAACGCGGAAAGCCGCTATGGCGAACTCGGCCCGGCGCGCAAACGTATCCTCGACTGGGAAGAGCTGATCAAGAGCAGCAGCGCGCTGGCGGAAGCCGACAAGCTCACCGAGGTCAATCGCTTCTTCAACCGTACCGTGCGCTTCGTCGACGATATCCAGCTGTGGCGTGAGAACGACTACTGGGCCACCCCGGTAGAAACGCTGGTCAAGGGCGCCGGCGACTGCGAGGACTACTCCATCGCCAAGTACTTCACCCTGCGTCGCCTCGGAATTCCCAGCGAAAAGCTGCGCATCACCTATGTCAAAGCGCTCAATTACAACCAGGCGCACATGGTGCTGACCTACTACGCCAGCCCAAGCGCCGAGCCGCTGGTACTGGACAACCTGATCAACGACATACGCCCCGCCTCGCAGCGCAAGGATCTGTTGCCGGTCTACGCCTTCAATGCCGAAGGCCTCTACCTGCCAGGCTCGAATACCCGCAAGAGCGACTCGAAGAAGCTCTCGCGCTGGCAGGACATCCTGAAAAAAATGCATGCCGAGGGTTTCGCCGTGGGCGAAGGCTAG